In Mesorhizobium sp. 113-3-3, a genomic segment contains:
- a CDS encoding pyridoxal phosphate-dependent aminotransferase, with product MLHTISAFDRLGEENAFAVLARATALAQQGRDIVNLGIGQPDFKTPQHIVEAAIKALRDGHHGYTPANGLLATREAVVRRTLTTTGVEVSPETVMILPGGKPTMFAAILMFGEPGAEILYPDPGFPIYRSMIEFTGAAPIPVPMREENGFAFSAEETLALITSKTRLLILNSPANPTGGVTPRAEIEKLVKGLEKHPDVAILSDEIYDVMTYDGETHCSLLGYPEIRDRLIVLNGWSKTWAMTGWRMGWSIWPNGDKGAHLYDKVRKLAVNCWSCVNAPSQFAGIAAIDGPQDDVDTMMRAFDRRRKVVVEGLNALPNISCITPKGAFYAFPNVSKTGWKAKKLASALLDEAGVALIGGPDFGILGEGYVRLSYANSEENILRALERIGAFLAK from the coding sequence ATGCTCCACACGATTTCGGCCTTCGACCGTCTCGGCGAGGAAAATGCCTTCGCGGTGCTCGCGAGGGCGACCGCACTTGCCCAACAGGGCCGCGACATCGTCAATCTCGGCATCGGCCAGCCCGACTTCAAGACGCCGCAGCACATCGTCGAGGCCGCGATCAAGGCGCTGCGCGACGGCCACCATGGCTACACGCCGGCCAACGGGCTGCTGGCGACGCGCGAGGCGGTGGTGCGGCGCACGCTGACCACCACCGGCGTCGAGGTGTCGCCCGAGACCGTGATGATCCTGCCCGGCGGCAAGCCGACCATGTTCGCGGCGATCCTGATGTTCGGCGAACCCGGCGCCGAGATCCTCTATCCGGATCCCGGCTTCCCGATCTACCGTTCGATGATCGAGTTCACCGGCGCGGCCCCCATTCCCGTGCCGATGCGCGAGGAGAACGGCTTTGCCTTCTCGGCCGAGGAGACGCTGGCGCTGATCACCTCCAAGACCAGGCTCTTGATCCTCAACTCGCCGGCCAACCCGACCGGCGGTGTGACGCCGCGCGCCGAGATCGAAAAGCTGGTCAAGGGGCTGGAGAAGCATCCCGATGTCGCCATCCTTTCCGACGAGATCTACGACGTCATGACCTATGACGGCGAGACGCATTGCTCGCTGCTCGGCTATCCCGAGATACGCGACCGGCTGATCGTGCTCAATGGCTGGTCCAAGACCTGGGCGATGACCGGCTGGCGCATGGGCTGGTCGATCTGGCCGAACGGCGACAAGGGCGCGCATCTCTATGACAAGGTGCGCAAGCTGGCGGTCAATTGCTGGTCCTGCGTCAACGCGCCGAGCCAGTTCGCCGGCATCGCCGCCATCGACGGCCCGCAGGACGACGTCGACACCATGATGCGCGCTTTCGACCGCCGCAGGAAGGTCGTCGTCGAGGGCCTGAACGCCCTGCCCAATATTTCCTGCATCACCCCCAAGGGCGCGTTCTACGCCTTCCCCAATGTCTCGAAGACCGGCTGGAAGGCCAAGAAGCTCGCCTCCGCTTTGCTCGACGAGGCCGGCGTGGCGCTGATCGGCGGCCCCGATTTCGGCATTCTCGGCGAAGGCTATGTCAGGCTCTCCTACGCCAATTCCGAGGAGAACATCTTGCGCGCGCTGGAACGGATCGGGGCGTTCCTGGCGAAGTAG
- a CDS encoding GNAT family N-acetyltransferase encodes MSENLKDWQPRPRPERKAIDGRYVRLEPLSAAKHGDGLYEASSVSDVDGRFAWLPDYPPETRAAFQPWLDKVEASEDPLFFAVIDKASGKVAGRQTLMRIDPAYGVIEIGNIYWGPLISRKPGATEAQFLFMKYIFDELGYRRYEWKCNNRNEPSKRAAERFGFKFEGIFRQHLIVKGENRDTAWYSIIDKEWPALRKAYVAWLDPANFDGDGQQKRRLEDCRAEFGA; translated from the coding sequence GTGTCGGAAAATCTCAAAGATTGGCAGCCGCGCCCGCGACCGGAGCGCAAGGCGATCGACGGCCGCTATGTCAGGCTTGAACCGCTGAGCGCCGCAAAACATGGTGACGGGCTCTATGAAGCGTCTTCCGTGTCCGATGTCGACGGCCGCTTCGCCTGGCTGCCTGACTATCCGCCGGAAACGCGCGCGGCCTTCCAGCCGTGGCTGGACAAGGTCGAGGCGAGCGAGGACCCGCTGTTCTTTGCCGTCATCGACAAGGCCAGCGGTAAGGTCGCCGGACGTCAGACCCTGATGCGCATCGATCCCGCCTACGGCGTCATCGAGATCGGCAACATCTATTGGGGGCCGCTGATTTCGCGCAAGCCGGGCGCGACCGAAGCGCAGTTCCTGTTCATGAAATACATCTTCGACGAGCTCGGCTACCGCCGCTATGAATGGAAATGCAACAACCGCAACGAGCCGTCGAAGCGGGCCGCCGAACGGTTCGGCTTCAAGTTCGAAGGCATTTTCCGCCAGCACCTCATCGTCAAGGGTGAAAACCGCGACACCGCATGGTATTCGATCATCGACAAGGAATGGCCGGCCCTGCGCAAGGCCTATGTGGCGTGGCTCGATCCGGCCAATTTCGACGGCGACGGCCAGCAGAAGCGGCGGCTCGAGGATTGTCGCGCGGAATTCGGCGCTTAA
- a CDS encoding cation diffusion facilitator family transporter, which produces MADTHDHSGHDPDGHDHGGAGHLHGATDKKRVLIAACLTAGFMVAEALGGLFTGSLALLADAGHMLADAIALGLAWYAFHLAGRPATGQLTYGFGRVKTLVAYTNGIAIFVIALWIVYEAWARLLTPAPVLGGPMLVVAILGLLVNIGSFLVLHGGDRESLNMRGAILHVLGDLLGSAAAIVAAVVILATGWTPIDPILSVLVSLLILSTAWSLMRAAAHVLLEGVPPTLDRDLIARDLETTIQGVREVHHMHVWSLDGTSNMATLHACLDEGVDAYWAVSAIKKRLASEHGISHATVEPEFGQCADEADDHDHEHDAAPHHGHYH; this is translated from the coding sequence TTGGCGGACACCCACGACCATAGCGGGCATGATCCCGATGGACATGATCACGGGGGCGCCGGCCATTTGCATGGCGCGACCGACAAGAAGCGCGTGCTGATTGCTGCCTGCCTGACGGCAGGGTTCATGGTGGCGGAAGCGCTTGGCGGGCTCTTCACCGGGTCGCTGGCGCTGCTGGCCGATGCCGGCCACATGCTGGCCGACGCCATCGCGCTCGGCCTTGCCTGGTACGCCTTCCATCTTGCCGGGCGGCCGGCGACCGGCCAGCTCACCTACGGCTTCGGCCGCGTCAAGACGCTGGTCGCCTACACCAACGGCATCGCCATCTTCGTCATCGCGCTGTGGATCGTCTACGAGGCCTGGGCCCGTCTGCTGACTCCGGCGCCGGTGCTGGGCGGGCCGATGCTGGTGGTGGCGATCCTTGGCCTGCTGGTGAATATCGGCTCCTTCCTGGTGCTGCATGGCGGCGACCGCGAAAGCCTCAACATGCGCGGCGCCATCCTGCATGTGCTGGGCGACCTGCTCGGCTCGGCGGCGGCGATCGTGGCGGCAGTGGTGATCCTGGCGACCGGCTGGACGCCGATCGACCCGATCCTGTCGGTGCTGGTCTCGCTGCTGATCCTGTCGACGGCCTGGTCGCTGATGCGCGCCGCCGCCCATGTGCTGCTCGAGGGCGTGCCGCCAACCCTCGACCGCGATCTCATCGCTAGGGACCTGGAAACCACGATCCAGGGCGTGCGCGAAGTACACCACATGCATGTCTGGTCGCTCGATGGCACCAGCAACATGGCGACGCTGCATGCCTGCCTCGATGAGGGCGTCGATGCGTATTGGGCCGTCAGCGCCATCAAGAAGCGGCTTGCCAGCGAGCACGGCATCAGCCATGCCACCGTGGAGCCGGAATTCGGCCAGTGCGCCGACGAGGCCGACGACCACGACCATGAGCATGATGCGGCCCCGCATCACGGCCACTACCACTAG
- the denD gene encoding D-erythronate dehydrogenase yields the protein MRILITGAAGMVGRKLIARLAKDGTLRAEKITALDLHDIVQPQAPAMDGVSINTHTGDLAEAGAAESLVASRPDVVFHLAGIVSGEAEVNFDLGYRVNLDGTRALFDAIRLAGFAPRVVFTSSIAVFGAPFPDVIPDDFHPTPLTSYGTQKQMSEALLADYSRRGFFDGIGIRLPTICVRPGKPNKAASGFFSGIIREPLSGQEAILPVPRSVVHTHASPRSAVNFLIHAANIDSAAVGPRRNLTMPGVAVSVGEQIEALERIAGPKTAGLIREVPDETVWAIVKGWPTRFEAKRSRELGFSAEKSFDEIIRAHIEDELNGQIPG from the coding sequence ATGCGTATTCTGATCACCGGCGCCGCGGGCATGGTCGGCCGCAAGCTCATCGCCCGGCTGGCCAAGGACGGCACGCTGCGGGCCGAAAAGATCACCGCGCTCGATCTGCACGACATCGTGCAGCCGCAGGCCCCGGCCATGGATGGCGTCAGCATCAACACCCATACCGGCGATCTTGCCGAGGCGGGTGCCGCCGAGAGCCTGGTCGCGTCGCGCCCCGATGTCGTCTTCCATCTCGCGGGCATCGTGTCGGGCGAGGCAGAGGTGAATTTCGATCTCGGCTACCGCGTCAATCTCGACGGCACGCGCGCCTTGTTCGATGCCATCCGCCTGGCGGGCTTTGCGCCGCGCGTCGTCTTCACCTCGTCGATCGCCGTGTTCGGCGCGCCGTTCCCGGATGTCATCCCCGATGACTTCCATCCGACACCGCTGACCTCCTATGGCACGCAGAAGCAGATGAGCGAGGCACTGCTCGCCGACTATTCCAGGCGCGGCTTCTTCGACGGCATCGGCATCCGCCTGCCGACGATCTGCGTGCGGCCGGGCAAGCCGAACAAGGCGGCCTCCGGCTTCTTCTCCGGCATCATCCGCGAGCCGTTGAGTGGGCAAGAGGCGATCCTGCCGGTGCCGCGCTCGGTCGTGCACACTCATGCCAGCCCGCGCTCCGCGGTGAATTTCCTGATCCATGCGGCAAACATCGACAGCGCCGCCGTTGGGCCGCGCCGCAATCTGACGATGCCCGGCGTCGCCGTCAGCGTCGGCGAGCAGATCGAGGCGCTGGAGCGCATCGCCGGGCCGAAGACGGCAGGCCTGATCCGCGAGGTGCCCGACGAGACGGTCTGGGCGATCGTCAAGGGCTGGCCGACCCGCTTCGAGGCGAAGCGGTCACGGGAACTCGGCTTCAGCGCCGAGAAGAGCTTTGACGAGATCATCCGCGCGCATATCGAGGATGAGCTGAATGGTCAGATTCCTGGCTAG
- a CDS encoding nickel/cobalt transporter has translation MKPVTKPSLRLAFGLLALAFAAMHFANTAHAQSSLGIGVNDGMAPTTGPFAHILMWINLRQQEFYRALATAMKAMRQDNSKLWVLIGLSFAYGIFHAAGPGHGKAVISSYMVANEVALKRGILLSFVSALLQGLTAIAVMLLAYFVLRGTTISMTDAAWFMEIMSFALVTLFGAWLLWRKLGPSILRLFGKAPAYSLSAAHAGHSHGGHSHAGHSHASHSHAGHSHAAHSHSAHAHSHALHRHDDHDHAHGHSHNHHDHAAHDHHHDHGAHDHAHHDHAHHDHAAGEVCETCGHSHAPDPALLSGDRFDWRTAWSAVAAVGIRPCSGALIVLSFALLNGLWLGGLLSVLAMSLGTAITVSALATLAVTAKNWAVYFAGDGRMGNRIHSIVEIGGAAFVFLFGLLLLSASLTGSV, from the coding sequence ATGAAGCCGGTGACGAAACCGTCCCTGCGTTTGGCATTCGGCCTGTTGGCCCTCGCCTTTGCCGCGATGCACTTCGCCAACACTGCGCATGCCCAGTCCTCGCTCGGCATCGGCGTCAATGACGGCATGGCGCCCACCACCGGTCCGTTCGCCCACATCCTCATGTGGATCAATCTCAGGCAACAGGAATTCTACCGCGCACTGGCGACGGCCATGAAGGCGATGCGCCAGGACAACAGCAAGCTCTGGGTGCTCATCGGCCTGTCCTTCGCCTATGGCATTTTCCATGCAGCCGGACCCGGCCACGGCAAGGCGGTGATCTCGTCCTACATGGTCGCCAATGAAGTGGCGCTCAAGCGCGGCATCCTGTTGTCCTTCGTCTCGGCCCTGCTGCAGGGCCTGACGGCGATCGCCGTCATGCTGCTCGCCTATTTCGTCCTGCGCGGCACCACCATCTCGATGACGGACGCGGCCTGGTTCATGGAGATCATGAGCTTTGCCCTCGTCACCCTGTTCGGCGCCTGGCTGCTGTGGCGCAAGCTCGGCCCGTCCATCCTGCGCCTGTTCGGCAAGGCGCCGGCCTACAGCCTGTCGGCGGCCCACGCCGGCCATTCGCATGGTGGTCACTCACATGCCGGCCACTCTCACGCCAGTCATTCCCATGCCGGCCATTCGCATGCCGCGCACAGCCATTCGGCACATGCCCATTCGCACGCCCTGCATAGGCATGACGACCACGACCATGCGCATGGCCACTCGCATAACCATCACGACCACGCCGCGCATGACCACCATCACGACCATGGCGCGCACGATCATGCCCATCATGACCATGCGCATCACGATCACGCGGCAGGTGAAGTCTGCGAAACCTGCGGCCACTCGCATGCGCCCGATCCGGCGCTGCTGTCGGGCGACCGTTTCGACTGGCGCACCGCCTGGTCGGCGGTGGCGGCGGTCGGCATACGCCCCTGCTCCGGCGCGCTTATCGTGCTGAGCTTCGCCTTGCTCAACGGACTCTGGCTCGGCGGCCTGCTGTCGGTGCTGGCCATGTCGCTGGGAACCGCCATCACCGTCTCGGCGCTGGCGACGCTTGCCGTGACAGCCAAGAACTGGGCGGTGTATTTCGCCGGCGACGGCCGCATGGGCAACCGCATCCATTCGATCGTCGAGATCGGCGGCGCCGCCTTCGTCTTCCTGTTCGGATTGTTGCTGCTGTCGGCGAGTTTGACGGGCAGCGTCTGA
- a CDS encoding DUF1007 family protein, translating into MQFKRHAIILASALTATFAATGPAYVHPHVFAEARLDVILSPDHQSVKALRHLWRFDDLFSSTVMMEFDKNSDLKLDDKELKEVADTVHASLAEFNYFQLVTQNGKDVTMVPPPHLMANFDNDQLIILFESEPKEPIKLTGTIDIGVYDPTFYTAIDFTEDSNITVAGLPSNCTSKVVRPDPDEAIKENQKTLTDAFFNDPTGTDMSKIFATKLELTCQPEG; encoded by the coding sequence ATGCAGTTCAAACGGCACGCAATCATACTGGCTTCGGCCTTGACCGCGACCTTTGCCGCGACGGGTCCCGCTTACGTGCATCCGCACGTCTTCGCCGAGGCACGCCTCGACGTGATCCTCTCCCCGGATCACCAAAGTGTGAAAGCGCTGCGCCATCTCTGGCGTTTCGACGACCTGTTTTCGAGTACGGTGATGATGGAGTTCGACAAGAACTCCGACCTGAAGCTTGACGACAAGGAGCTGAAGGAGGTCGCCGACACTGTTCATGCCTCTCTTGCCGAATTCAACTATTTCCAGCTCGTCACGCAGAACGGCAAGGACGTGACGATGGTGCCGCCTCCGCATCTGATGGCCAATTTCGACAACGACCAGCTGATCATCCTGTTCGAGTCCGAACCCAAGGAGCCGATCAAGCTGACCGGCACGATCGACATCGGCGTCTACGACCCGACCTTCTACACGGCGATCGACTTCACCGAGGATTCCAACATCACGGTTGCAGGCCTGCCGTCGAATTGCACCAGCAAGGTGGTCCGGCCGGACCCGGATGAAGCCATCAAGGAAAACCAGAAGACCTTGACGGATGCCTTCTTCAACGACCCGACAGGCACCGACATGAGCAAGATCTTTGCCACAAAGCTCGAACTGACCTGTCAGCCAGAAGGATGA
- a CDS encoding LysR family transcriptional regulator: MDTLTRMRAFIDVVEAEGFSAAARKIGRSKALLSKYVRELEDELGALLLNRTTRQFSMTEAGHTYYRRASEIVREVDSLADAVRESSGDVRGRIKLSAPRTFADAPIGQSLIDFAKQHPDIVLDIQLDDRFVDLVEEGFDLAVRISRLENSSLIARRLAPFSVKLCASPELIAKHGMPTRPQDLGHMPCIVDTNGRGLNNWAFKGDNNDQLSVAVTGPIEVNSPMAARAAALSGLGFCILPDFIASPDLKSGQLVTALDDRILSGGGIFAVYPHRRYLPAKVRVFVDFLVQWFRTREVT, encoded by the coding sequence ATGGACACACTGACCCGCATGCGCGCCTTCATCGACGTCGTCGAGGCCGAGGGCTTTTCGGCGGCGGCGCGCAAGATCGGCCGCTCCAAGGCGCTGCTGTCGAAATATGTGCGCGAGCTGGAGGACGAGCTCGGCGCCCTGCTGCTCAACCGCACCACGCGCCAATTCTCGATGACCGAGGCCGGCCACACCTATTATCGGCGCGCCTCGGAGATCGTGCGCGAGGTCGACAGCCTGGCCGACGCCGTGCGCGAATCCTCCGGCGACGTGCGCGGCCGGATCAAACTGTCGGCGCCGCGCACCTTCGCCGATGCGCCGATCGGCCAGTCGCTGATCGACTTCGCCAAGCAGCACCCCGACATCGTGCTCGACATCCAACTCGACGACCGCTTCGTCGATCTGGTCGAGGAAGGTTTCGATCTCGCCGTGCGCATCTCGCGCCTGGAGAATTCGTCGTTGATCGCGAGACGCCTGGCGCCGTTTTCAGTGAAACTCTGCGCCTCGCCCGAACTGATCGCCAAGCATGGCATGCCGACGCGGCCGCAGGATCTCGGCCACATGCCCTGCATCGTCGACACCAATGGCCGCGGGCTGAACAACTGGGCGTTCAAGGGCGACAACAACGATCAGCTGAGCGTCGCGGTGACAGGCCCGATCGAGGTCAACAGCCCGATGGCGGCGCGGGCCGCGGCCCTGTCGGGGCTCGGATTTTGCATCCTACCGGATTTCATCGCCTCGCCCGATCTCAAGAGCGGCCAGCTGGTGACGGCGCTCGACGACCGCATCCTGTCGGGCGGCGGCATCTTCGCCGTCTACCCGCACCGCCGCTATCTGCCGGCCAAGGTCCGTGTTTTCGTCGACTTCCTGGTGCAATGGTTCAGGACGCGTGAGGTCACCTGA
- a CDS encoding amidase: MTGTHGPYNAFLDLRQMPVAHAELGPLAGLRLAVKDIYDVAGYRTGCGNSRKFAESNAASRTAPPVQTILDAGARFVGKTQTDELAFALFGQNAHFPFPVNPAAPDRVTGGSSSGSASAVAGRLADIATGSDTGGSIRAPASFCGLIGLRTTHGRIALDGTMKLAPSFDTFGWFADDIETYETVGKLLLGRDPHQHSLDRPISLPWLDEMVARPALAEYAGMKALAGAVFGTPAISTTSFSSSPDELYWCFRRLQAREAWGVHGEWITSGERDLGPGVEERFGFGRAVDDRTTQAEKVRRLTFRGELSALLGKDGFLVLPTVPGPAPYVDSTPEQFKAYRERALHLLCLAGLSGFPQITLPIGSVAGAPFGLSLLGPSGSDIALIRLGRKLLDAAQRA; the protein is encoded by the coding sequence ATGACAGGCACGCACGGCCCCTACAACGCCTTCCTCGATCTTCGCCAGATGCCGGTGGCCCATGCCGAACTCGGCCCGCTCGCCGGCCTGCGGCTGGCCGTCAAGGACATTTACGACGTCGCCGGCTATCGCACCGGCTGCGGCAATTCCAGGAAATTCGCCGAAAGCAATGCCGCCTCGCGCACGGCGCCGCCCGTGCAGACGATTCTCGATGCCGGCGCGCGCTTCGTCGGCAAGACGCAGACCGACGAGCTGGCCTTCGCGCTGTTCGGCCAGAACGCGCATTTTCCGTTTCCGGTGAACCCGGCGGCACCCGACCGCGTCACCGGCGGCTCGTCTTCCGGATCGGCATCGGCGGTGGCCGGCAGGCTGGCCGACATCGCCACCGGCTCCGACACCGGCGGCTCGATCCGCGCGCCTGCAAGTTTTTGCGGCCTGATCGGGCTGCGCACCACGCATGGCCGCATCGCCCTCGATGGCACCATGAAGCTGGCGCCGAGCTTCGACACGTTCGGCTGGTTCGCCGACGACATCGAGACCTACGAGACCGTCGGCAAGCTGCTGCTTGGCCGCGACCCGCATCAGCATTCCCTGGACCGCCCGATATCGCTCCCCTGGCTGGACGAGATGGTCGCTCGCCCCGCACTTGCCGAATATGCCGGAATGAAGGCGCTGGCGGGTGCGGTTTTCGGTACGCCGGCAATATCGACGACCAGCTTCAGCTCTTCCCCTGACGAGCTCTACTGGTGCTTTCGCCGGCTGCAGGCCAGGGAAGCCTGGGGCGTGCATGGCGAATGGATCACCAGCGGCGAGCGCGACCTTGGCCCCGGCGTCGAGGAGCGTTTCGGGTTTGGCCGCGCCGTCGACGACCGCACGACACAGGCCGAAAAAGTGCGCCGCCTGACCTTCCGTGGTGAACTCAGCGCCCTGCTCGGCAAGGACGGCTTCCTTGTCCTGCCCACGGTGCCGGGCCCGGCGCCCTATGTTGACTCGACACCGGAACAGTTCAAGGCCTATCGCGAGCGCGCCCTGCATCTTCTGTGCCTCGCCGGCCTCTCCGGCTTCCCACAGATCACCTTGCCCATCGGCTCGGTCGCCGGCGCGCCGTTCGGCCTGTCGCTGCTAGGCCCTTCCGGTAGCGACATTGCCCTGATACGGCTCGGCCGAAAACTTCTCGACGCAGCACAAAGGGCCTGA
- the odc2 gene encoding ornithine/lysine decarboxylase, whose product MATQRILDFLATRRPSGPCLVVDLDVVRDNFRAFEKALPDSKIYYAVKANPAPEILRLLAAMGSSFDTASVAEVEMAMDAGAPADRISFGNTIKKERDIARAYQLGIRLFAVDCVEEVEKIARAAPGARVFCRVLTDGEGAEWPLSRKFGCVPAMAVDVLRHAKGLGLDAYGVSFHVGSQQTDLTAWDRALADAKKVFATLAEEGIVLKMVNMGGGFPTRYLRDVPAAQAYGQAIFSALRKHFGNAIPETIIEPGRGMVGNAGVIKSEVVLISKKADNDNVRWVFLDIGKFGGLAETMDEAIRYPLVTRHDGSETAPCVLAGPTCDSADVMYEKTPYPLPLSLTIGDEVLIEGTGAYTTTYSAVAFNGFEPLRSYVI is encoded by the coding sequence ATGGCCACCCAGCGCATCCTCGACTTCCTCGCCACCCGACGTCCGTCCGGCCCCTGCCTCGTCGTCGACCTCGATGTCGTGCGCGACAATTTCCGCGCCTTCGAGAAGGCGCTGCCCGACTCCAAGATCTACTATGCGGTGAAAGCAAACCCGGCGCCGGAAATCCTGCGCCTCCTTGCTGCGATGGGCTCGTCCTTCGACACCGCTTCCGTTGCCGAAGTCGAGATGGCGATGGACGCGGGTGCGCCCGCGGACCGCATCTCCTTCGGCAACACCATCAAGAAGGAGCGTGACATTGCACGCGCCTACCAGCTCGGCATCCGCCTGTTCGCGGTCGATTGCGTCGAGGAGGTCGAGAAGATCGCCCGCGCCGCTCCCGGTGCGCGCGTGTTCTGCCGCGTGCTGACCGACGGCGAAGGCGCCGAATGGCCGCTGTCGCGCAAGTTCGGCTGCGTGCCGGCGATGGCCGTTGACGTGCTGCGTCACGCCAAGGGCCTCGGCCTCGACGCCTATGGCGTGTCGTTCCATGTCGGCTCGCAGCAGACCGACCTGACCGCCTGGGACCGTGCGCTGGCCGACGCCAAGAAGGTGTTTGCTACGCTCGCCGAGGAAGGCATCGTGCTCAAGATGGTCAATATGGGCGGCGGTTTCCCGACGCGCTACCTGCGCGACGTGCCGGCGGCCCAGGCCTATGGCCAGGCGATCTTCTCGGCCCTGCGCAAGCATTTCGGCAATGCCATTCCCGAAACCATCATCGAGCCGGGCCGCGGCATGGTCGGCAATGCCGGCGTCATCAAGTCGGAAGTCGTGCTGATCTCGAAGAAGGCCGACAACGACAATGTGCGCTGGGTGTTTCTCGACATCGGCAAGTTCGGCGGTCTGGCCGAGACGATGGACGAGGCGATCCGCTATCCCCTGGTCACCCGCCATGACGGATCGGAGACCGCGCCTTGCGTGCTCGCCGGCCCGACCTGCGATTCGGCCGATGTGATGTACGAGAAGACGCCGTATCCGCTGCCTCTATCGCTGACCATCGGCGACGAGGTGCTGATCGAAGGCACCGGCGCCTACACGACCACCTACTCGGCGGTCGCGTTCAACGGCTTCGAGCCTCTCCGATCCTACGTGATCTGA
- a CDS encoding GNAT family N-acetyltransferase yields MEMSVEIVAHAPAFMMVAETVADIAAREALLDRAMGPMRRKKSSEKLRRGRRPSEGLAFVARDASGGVAGTVRLWDVRLGEGGPAALLLGPLAVDPSLKNAGIGSALMRHAVAEAARLGHAAILLVGDAPYYGRFGFSADKTGRLAMPGPYERHRLLALELVDGALDGVHGTLKACGRKLKAQAPTMAA; encoded by the coding sequence ATGGAAATGTCAGTTGAAATCGTAGCTCATGCGCCGGCCTTCATGATGGTCGCCGAAACCGTCGCCGACATAGCGGCACGCGAAGCCTTGCTCGATCGCGCCATGGGGCCGATGCGGCGGAAAAAATCGTCGGAGAAGCTGCGGCGTGGCCGCCGGCCTTCGGAAGGCCTGGCCTTCGTCGCGCGCGATGCGTCGGGCGGGGTGGCCGGCACGGTGCGGCTGTGGGACGTCAGGCTGGGCGAGGGTGGTCCGGCGGCATTGCTGCTTGGCCCGCTCGCCGTCGATCCGTCGCTCAAGAATGCCGGCATCGGCTCGGCGCTGATGCGCCATGCCGTGGCCGAGGCGGCGCGTCTCGGCCACGCGGCAATCCTGCTGGTCGGCGACGCGCCCTATTACGGACGTTTCGGCTTCTCGGCCGACAAGACGGGCAGGCTGGCCATGCCTGGCCCCTATGAACGGCATCGCCTGCTGGCGCTGGAACTGGTGGACGGCGCGCTTGATGGCGTCCACGGCACGCTGAAGGCTTGCGGCCGCAAGCTGAAGGCACAGGCGCCGACGATGGCCGCCTGA
- a CDS encoding SCP2 sterol-binding domain-containing protein, producing MSVQEIAEKIKSRVASSGFDRSVKFDTGSDGVIVIDGATVSNTDAPTDCTIKLSLDDLDSLIAGDLNPTMAFMTGKIKVEGDMTVAMALSQLIG from the coding sequence GTGAGCGTTCAGGAGATTGCCGAGAAGATCAAGTCGCGCGTGGCCAGTAGCGGGTTTGATCGTTCCGTGAAGTTCGACACCGGCAGCGACGGCGTCATCGTCATCGACGGCGCGACCGTCTCGAACACCGATGCCCCCACCGACTGCACCATCAAACTCTCGCTCGACGATCTCGACTCGCTGATCGCCGGCGACCTGAACCCGACCATGGCGTTCATGACCGGCAAGATCAAAGTCGAAGGCGATATGACGGTGGCCATGGCGCTCAGCCAGTTGATCGGCTGA
- a CDS encoding rod-binding protein, which translates to MVRLRKPCKRRTFLAISPPSDIVMDVARAADPMDIEAARAALTKRAGGAAGTFSVDTAASVDAGSILSRATADKAAATADPARKFKKFEAMVLQTFIQNMLPKDTEGVYGTGLAGDMWKSQLAERVADVMAERGGIGIAKSLLADHYMDGKRKVPIGPVSNGPEKTEIDQQTRLSTSLVQELQRKAARSMTGDETTIKTDIKI; encoded by the coding sequence ATGGTCCGGCTAAGGAAACCCTGCAAAAGGCGGACTTTCTTGGCGATTTCTCCACCCAGCGACATCGTTATGGATGTCGCCCGAGCTGCCGATCCGATGGATATCGAGGCTGCCCGCGCCGCGCTGACCAAGCGTGCTGGCGGTGCCGCCGGCACGTTCTCGGTCGACACTGCGGCATCCGTCGATGCCGGCTCGATCCTGTCGCGCGCCACGGCTGACAAGGCGGCGGCGACAGCCGATCCGGCCAGGAAATTCAAGAAATTCGAGGCGATGGTCCTGCAGACCTTCATCCAGAACATGCTGCCCAAGGACACGGAGGGCGTCTACGGCACGGGTCTGGCTGGCGACATGTGGAAGTCGCAACTCGCCGAGCGCGTCGCCGACGTGATGGCCGAGCGCGGCGGCATCGGCATCGCCAAGTCGCTGCTCGCCGACCACTATATGGACGGCAAGCGCAAGGTGCCGATCGGCCCGGTCTCAAACGGACCGGAAAAGACCGAGATCGATCAGCAAACCCGTCTGTCCACCTCGCTCGTCCAGGAATTGCAGCGCAAGGCCGCCAGGTCGATGACCGGCGACGAGACAACCATAAAAACAGACATCAAGATCTAG